One Mercurialis annua linkage group LG3, ddMerAnnu1.2, whole genome shotgun sequence DNA window includes the following coding sequences:
- the LOC126671569 gene encoding floricaula/leafy homolog, with protein MDPEAFTASLFKWDPRTVVAQPNRLLEALAPLPPQQPPLPRPRELLCGLEELFQPYGIRFYTAAKIAELGFTVNTLLNMKDEELDEMMNSLSQIFRWDLLVGERYGIKAAVRAERRRLEEEDSRRRNLISGDTNTLDALSQEGLSEEPGQQDKEAAGSGGGGAWEAVAMGGERKRQQQTRRRKGQRKVVDIDNDDENDNDENGGGCGYERQREHPFIVTEPGEVARGKKNGLDYLFHLYDQCRDFLIQVQNIAKERGEKCPTKVTNQVFRFAKKAGASYINKPKMRHYVHCYALHCLDEEASNVLRRAFKERGENVGAWRQACYKPLVAIASRQGWDIDAIFNAHLRLAIWYVPTKLRQLCHAERNCATASSSVSGGGNQLPF; from the exons ATGGATCCGGAAGCCTTCACGGCGAGTTTGTTCAAATGGGACCCGAGAACGGTGGTGGCGCAACCTAACCGTCTACTGGAGGCACTTGCGCCGCTTCCGCCACAGCAACCTCCTTTGCCGAGGCCGAGGGAGTTATTATGCGGGTTGGAGGAATTGTTTCAGCCTTACGGGATACGATTCTACACGGCAGCGAAGATAGCTGAGCTAGGGTTTACAGTGAACACGCTCTTGAACATGAAAGATGAAGAGCTTGACGAGATGATGAACAGCTTGTCTCAAATTTTCAGGTGGGATCTTCTCGTCGGTGAGAGATATGGAATTAAAGCTGCTGTTAGAGCTGAAAGAAGAAGGCTCGAAGAAGAAGATTCTAGAAGAAGAAATCTAATTTCGGGAGACACTAACACTCTTGACGCTCTATCTCAAGAAG GGTTATCGGAGGAGCCAGGGCAGCAAGACAAGGAAGCGGCGGGGAGCGGCGGCGGAGGAGCATGGGAGGCGGTGGCAATGGGCGGAGAGAGAAAGAGACAACAACAGACGCGGCGGAGGAAAGGACAAAGAAAGGTGGTGGATATTGACAACGATGATGAAAATGATAACGACGAAAATGGCGGTGGTTGTGGGTACGAGAGACAGCGAGAGCATCCATTTATTGTGACAGAGCCGGGGGAAGTGGCACGTGGAAAAAAGAACGGTCTAGATTACCTCTTCCATCTCTACGATCAGTGTCGTGATTTCTTAATACAAGTTCAAAACATTGCCAAAGAGCGTGGAGAAAAATGCCCTACTAAG GTGACCAATCAGGTGTTTAGGTTCGCAAAGAAGGCGGGAGCTAGCTACATTAACAAGCCGAAAATGCGACACTATGTGCATTGCTATGCGCTGCATTGTCTTGATGAGGAAGCGTCTAATGTGCTGAGGAGAGCTTTCAAGGAGAGAGGAGAAAATGTTGGAGCATGGAGACAGGCTTGTTATAAGCCGCTTGTTGCCATAGCGTCACGTCAAGGGTGGGATATAGATGCTATTTTCAACGCACATCTTCGTCTAGCGATTTGGTATGTGCCGACTAAGCTTCGTCAACTATGTCATGCTGAGCGCAATTGCGCTACGGCTTCCAGCTCTGTATCCGGTGGGGGCAATCAATTGCCCTTTTGA
- the LOC126675512 gene encoding pentatricopeptide repeat-containing protein At5g50990, whose product MRRLTAPTTMAAAKWISSNSSLSFNHPEYELFNHLIEACKSSSNLKSATITHARVIRLGYGTHPSLAASLILTYVKSDHFNLACLLINQVFSWTVNLTSLNSVIDILMRAGEYEIAHKVFDKMPDLDVITWNSMIGGYVKNARFEEALRFFRVMLRENVEPDKFTFASVITACARLGAVDNARWVHELMVRKGIELNSILSSALIDMYSKCGRIEFAKGIFNSVMRGDVSVWNSMINGLAVHGLALDAISVFLRMEVENVVPDCITFLGVLTACSHCGLIEEGRKYFDLMKRSSSIRPELEHYGAMVDLLSRAGLLEEAYAVIKGMPMEPDVVIWRALLSGSRTFKMPGLGEVAIANISRRKSGDYVLLSNMYCSQERWDSAQGVREMMQRNKVRKVQGKSWFECDGVVHHFKSGDRSHPETESVYKILEGLIQRTKMEGFVHTTELVTMDVSEEEKERNLHYHSEKLALAYAIFKTSPGTEIMISKNLRICNDCHNWIKMVSEILSRVIIVRDRIRFHRFEGGSCSCGDYW is encoded by the coding sequence ATGCGGAGGCTCACTGCTCCGACCACCATGGCCGCTGCAAAATGGATTAGTTCCAACAGTTCACTCTCCTTCAATCATCCAGAGTATGAGTTATTCAATCATCTAATCGAAGCTTGTAAATCATCATCGAACTTAAAGTCTGCAACTATAACACATGCACGAGTCATCAGACTCGGGTACGGAACTCACCCGTCTCTTGCAGCATCTCTGATTTTAACCTACGTGAAGTCCGATCACTTTAACCTAGCTTGTCTACTTATAAATCAAGTTTTTTCTTGGACCGTTAATTTAACATCTCTCAATTCggttattgatattttaatgaGGGCCGGAGAATATGAGATTGCTCACAAGGTGTTCGATAAAATGCCTGACCTAGATGTGATTACGTGGAATTCCATGATCGGTGGTTATGTTAAAAATGCACGGTTCGAGGAGGCGCTGAGATTCTTCCGAGTAATGCTTAGGGAAAATGTTGAGCCGGATAAGTTTACATTTGCATCTGTTATAACTGCTTGTGCTCGCCTTGGAGCTGTTGACAATGCTCGGTGGGTGCACGAGTTGATGGTTCGGAAAGGAATTGAATTGAACTCTATTTTGAGCTCTGCGTTAATTGATATGTACTCAAAATGTGGTAGAATTGAGTTTGCGAAGGGGATATTTAACAGCGTAATGAGAGGTGATGTTTCGGTTTGGAATTCAATGATTAATGGACTAGCAGTTCATGGACTCGCCTTAGATGCGATATCAGTGTTTTTGAGGATGGAGGTGGAGAATGTGGTACCGGATTGTATAACTTTTCTTGGCGTTTTAACAGCGTGTAGCCATTGTGGTTTGATCGAAGAAGGGCGTAAGTACTTTGATTTGATGAAAAGGAGTTCTTCAATTCGGCCGGAGCTTGAGCACTATGGAGCTATGGTTGATCTCTTAAGTCGAGCTGGGCTTCTAGAAGAGGCTTATGCTGTGATTAAAGGAATGCCTATGGAGCCGGATGTTGTTATTTGGAGGGCACTTCTTAGCGGTTCTAGAACATTCAAAATGCCAGGGCTAGGTGAAGTTGCCATTGCGAATATATCACGACGTAAGAGTGGGGATTATGTCTTGCTGTCAAACATGTACTGCTCTCAGGAGAGATGGGATAGTGCACAGGGAGTGAGGGAGATGATGCAAAGGAATAAAGTTCGTAAAGTTCAGGGGAAGAGTTGGTTTGAGTGCGATGGTGTCGTTCACCATTTTAAGTCGGGTGATAGGTCTCATCCTGAAACAGAATCAGTGTACAAAATATTGGAAGGGTTGATCCAGAGAACAAAAATGGAGGGATTTGTACACACCACGGAATTGGTTACAATGGATGTCTCTGAAGAGGAGAAGGAACGAAATTTGCATTATCACAGTGAAAAGCTGGCACTGGCCTATGCAATCTTTAAAACTAGCCCTGGAACAGAAATTATGATTTCGAAGAACCTTCGAATTTGCAATGACTGTCATAATTGGATAAAAATGGTTTCTGAGATATTAAGCAGAGTGATCATTGTTAGAGATCGTATACGTTTTCACAGGTTTGAAGGGGGATCATGTTCTTGTGGAGACTATTGGTAG